A single region of the Thunnus maccoyii chromosome 10, fThuMac1.1, whole genome shotgun sequence genome encodes:
- the LOC121905897 gene encoding endonuclease domain-containing 1 protein-like, protein MCSSLLYCNTSANPILTKLKLPDLEICVLSAQIRLICTVIHMWGWFGLKFKPSLPSHKSQPAISKKELYIDNISFFIMKLLVSAFLLLALSYAATAEVVVSFTGRCNNFFFKGQPPIGPTGDQYKKICQKKTQAGGYEYATLYDTSRRIPVYSAYKFQGQGNMRKTTWDIEPQLDDQNGGDFMASEGTVRNGLGRRQAVNEDYTGTARVYDKGHLLPVKHRNSQSCAVATFTLTNAAPQHKTFNRGTWRVKEAEVADTLTTNCLNRGFHAHIVTGVVPGNTNINRRVNVPRYFWSAYCCRDNNNRPKLSGAFYGKNDYTNRVTSISITSLDARLTRAYGAGFQVFSDKCSS, encoded by the exons ATGTGTAGTTCCCTACTGTACTGCAATACTTCTGCAAATCCAATCCTGACAAAACTGAAACTACCTGATCTGGAGATATGTGTCCTGTCAGCACAGATAAGGCTGATATGCACCGTCATTCACATGTGGGGTTGGTTCGGTTTAAAGTTCAAACCATCCCTTCCCAGCCATAAAAGTCAGCCAGCCATCAGTAAGAAGGAACTTTACATAGATAATATCTCATTCTTCATCATGAAGCTCCTGGTCTCAGCGTTCCTGCTACTGGCTCTCAGTTATGCAGCCACAGCTGAAGTTGTCGTGTCGTTTACAGGAAGATGCAATAACTTCTTCTTCAAGGGTCAACCACCCATCGGGCCAACAGGTGATCAGTACAAGAAGATCTGCCAAAAGAAAACTCAAGCAGGCGGTTATGAATATGCGACGCTCTATGACACCAGCCGAAGGATCCCTGTCTACTCTGCATATAAGTTTCAGGGACAAGGCAATATGAGGAAGACGACATGGGACATTGAACCTCAG CTGGACGACCAGAACGGTGGAGACTTCATGGCTTCTGAGGGCACTGTCAGGAACGGCCTTGGCCGAAGGCAAGCTGTGAATGAAGATTACACCGGCACCGCAAGAGTCTACGATAAGGGACACCTGCTTCCAGTCAAACATCGAAATTCCCAGTCATGTGCGGTCGCCACCTTCACCCTCACAAATGCTGCTCCGCAGCATAAAACCTTTAACCGCGGAACTTGGAGGGTAAAAGAAGCAGAAGTGGCAGACACGTTGACAACCAACTGCTTGAACCGTGGTTTTCATGCCCATATTGTTACTGGTGTGGTGCCTGGAAATACAAACATCAATAGAAGGGTTAATGTTCCCAGATATTTCTGGAGCGCCTACTGTTGCAGAGACAACAATAACAGACCTAAACTCTCTGGCGCCTTCTATGGGAAAAATGATTACACCAACAGAGTAACATCGATCTCAATAACCAGCCTGGATGCCAGGCTTACCAGAGCCTATGGCGCTGGTTTCCAGGTGTTCTCAGATAAATGTAGTTCCTGA
- the LOC121904896 gene encoding complement C1q-like protein 4 — translation MVERLEAAESELKRVRETPKVAFAASLGGNGLQKTTSGNKDLIYRDVLTNVGGAYNAETGEFTAPVRGVYYVRFTANAPTEFTMSAVLYKNDAQIQLITHEQPSGEGSDTASNGAALLLEKGDKLKMVLWHNTQIWDNNNHHSTFSGFLLFPM, via the exons ATGGTGGAGCGTCTGGAGGCGGCTGAGAGCGAACTGAAGAGAGTCAGAG AAACTCCTAAAGTTGCGTTCGCCGCCTCGCTGGGAGGAAACGGCCTCCAGAAGACGACGTCTGGGAACAAAGATCTGATCTACAGGGACGTCCTGACCAACGTGGGCGGGGCTTACAACgctgagacag GTGAGTTCACAGCACCTGTTCGTGGCGTCTACTACGTCCGTTTCACCGCCAACGCCCCCACCGAATTCACCATGAGTGCTGTGCTCTACAAAAACGACGCCCAGATCCAGCTCATCACTCACGAGCAGCCGTCCGGCGAGGGCAGCGACACGGCGTCCAACGGCGCCGCCCTGCTGCTGGAGAAGGGCGACAAGCTGAAGATGGTTCTGTGGCACAACACTCAGATCTGGGACAACAACAACCACCACAGCACCTTCAGCGGCTTCCTGCTGTTCCCCATGTGA